A genomic stretch from Xiphophorus maculatus strain JP 163 A chromosome 16, X_maculatus-5.0-male, whole genome shotgun sequence includes:
- the LOC102230088 gene encoding eukaryotic translation initiation factor 1b isoform X2 yields MSAIQNLQTFDPFADATKGDDRLPAGTEDYIHIRIQQRNGRKTLTTVQGISADYDKKKLVKAFKKKFACNGTVIEHPEYGEVIQLQGDQRKNICQFLIEIDLAKEEQLKVHGF; encoded by the exons ATGTCCGCTATCCAGAACCTCCAAACTTTTG ACCCCTTTGCTGATGCAACTAAGGGTGATGACCGCCTCCCAGCCGGGACTGAGGACTACATCCACATAAGAATCCAGCAGAGGAACGGCAGGAAGACCCTCACCACTGTCCAGGGCATCTCGGCCGACTATGACAAGAAGAAGCTAGTCAAGGCCTTCAAGAAG AAGTTCGCCTGCAATGGGACAGTGATTGAGCATCCGGAGTATGGTGAAGTGATCCAACTTCAGGGAGATCAGCGCAAGAATATCTGCCAGTTCCTGATTGAG atTGATCTGGCCAAGGAGGAGCAGCTCAAAGTCCACGGCTTCTAG
- the LOC102228691 gene encoding transmembrane protease serine 9-like gives MGLYQLIGASVLLTLMTPESESQLSDCGQPKLNTRIVGGAVAPEGSWPWQVSLQTSSHFCGGSLINSEWVLTAAHCIISNIGSAKLVLGLQSLTGTNPNKVTRTVALVIRHPGFSISTQDNDIALIKLSSAVTFNSYISPVCLAAANSTFYSGVDSWVTGWGNIGSGVSLPSPQNLMEVKIPVVGNRRCKCSGYKTTDITDNMICAGLLEGGKDSCQGDSGGPMVSKQNGRWIQSGIVSFGIGCAQPNYPGVYARVSQYESWIKAQIATNQPGFMTYTSTGTNSDLSVSCTGVPPIVSPTTTTTTTTTPSTTTTTTTTPTTTTTTTTATTTPTTTANTTTTTSTTKPTTKPLTTTASAAIKLTTTNIIKPTTKATSTSAPSPTTTTTTTSTPRPVACGEAPLNSGSPDGSLSSEGEWPWMASLQKGGKHVCGGTLVSEDKVLTNAICIPEDSDGSEYTVVLGRLKQNGSNPSEQPVAVGNVTRSNLTGSNIALLQLSDKPKLTDYVRPICLDNGRTFPEGSTCWAAGWSSVNGGADKVLLKFQTEVLSCGIDSGNNTFCTGVFTQQQGYSGDPLMCQQEGSWFQVVVLSSAEISTRYKRQAPFMSFEKLDRFQNFLIRSLGSFLTPVIRNGINGTNSTTAAATVAMTTSRATQNPFASVLCLHLLLLAPCLHLLS, from the exons ATGGGTCTCTACCAGCTGATCGGTGCGTCGGTTCTGCTGACTCTGATGACTCCAG AGTCGGAGTCACAACTCTCTG ATTGTGGTCAACCAAAACTAAACACCAGGATCGTTGGAGGAGCGGTGGCTCCTGAAGGGTCGTGGCCCTGGCAGGTCAGTCTACAGACCTCGTCTCACTTCTGTGGAGGATCTCTGATCAACAGCGAATGGGTGCTGACTGCAGCTCACTGCATTATCAG CAACATAGGTTCGGCAAAACTGGTTCTGGGTCTTCAGAGTCTGACAGGAACCAATCCAAACAAAGTCACCCGGACAGTAGCACTGGTTATCCGTCACCCTGGTTTCAGCATTTCTACTCAGGACAACGACATCGCCCTGATAAAGCTCTCCTCAGCCGTAACGTTCAACAGCTACATCTCGCCGGTCTGCCTGGCGGCGGCGAACAGCACCTTCTACAGCGGCGTCGACTCCTGGGTCACCGGCTGGGGCAACATTGGATCTGGTG TTTCTCTTCCATCTCCTCAAAACCTCATGGAGGTGAAGATACCGGTTGTGGGCAACAGACGGTGTAAATGTAGCGGTTATAAAACGACCGACATCACTGACAACATGATCTGTGCGGGATTACTGGAGGGAGGAAAGGACTCCTGTCAG gGAGACTCAGGAGGTCCGATGGTCAGCAAACAAAATGGCCGCTGGATTCAGTCAGGAATTGTGAGTTTTGGCATTGGCTGTGCTCAGCCAAATTACCCAGGAGTCTATGCCAGAGTCTCCCAGTATGAGAGCTGGATCAAAGCCCAGATCGCCACCAACCAGCCGGGCTTCATGACCTACACATCAACCGGAACCAACAGCGACCTCAGCGTCTCCTGCACTGGCGTGCCACCAATTGTGTCCCCAACCACCACTACTACCACTACTACCACTCCCAGTACTACTACTACCACTACTACCACTcccactactactactactactactactgctaccaCTACTCCTACCACTACAGCTAATACTACCACTACAACAAGCACTACAAAGCCAACAACAAAACCACTGACTACTACGGCCTCAGCAGCAATAAAACTCACAACAACCAACATCatcaaaccaacaacaaaagctACAAGTACCTCAGCACCGTCTCCTACAACGACCACAACAACCACATCCACACCCAGGC CTGTAGCCTGTGGCGAAGCCCCGTTAAACTCCGGTTCTCCGGATGGAAGTTTGTCATCAGAAGGCGAATGGCCGTGGATGGCGAGTTTGCAGAAGGGAGGAAAGCATGTCTGTGGAGGGACGCTGGTGTCTGAGGACAAGGTTCTGACCAATGCCATCTGCATTCCAGA AGATTCTGATGGGTCTGAATACACCGTGGTGTTGGGTCGTCTGAAGCAGAACGGATCGAACCCTTCTGAACAGCCTGTTGCTGTGGGAAACGTCACTCGGAGCAACCTAACAGGTTCCAACATCGCATTGCTTCAGCTGTCAGATAAACCCAAACTGACCGACTACGTCCGGCCCATCTGCCTGGACAACGGAAGAACCTTCCCAGAGGGATCCACCTGCTGGGCTGCTGGCTGGAGCTCTGTGAATGGAGGAG CTGATAAAGTTCTTCTGAAGTTCCAGACCGAAGTTTTAAGTTGTGGGATTGATTCAGGAAACAACACCTTCTGTACCGGAGTGTTTACACAGCAACAG GGTTATTCTGGCGACCCGCTCATGTGTCAGCAGGAAGGGTCTTGGTTCCAGGTGGTCGTGCTCTCGTCCGCTGAAATCTCTACCAGATATAAGCGCCAGGCTCCCTTCATGTCCTTCGAGAAACTGGACCGCTTCCAGAACTTTCTGATTCGCTCTCTGGGGTCGTTTCTGACTCCAGTCATCAGAAACGGCATCAACGGCACCAACAGCACCACTGCCGCTGCAACTGTCGCCATGACGACGAGCAGAGCGACCCAGAACCCCTTTGCCTCGGTGCTCTGCCTGCACCTGCTCCTCCTGGCGCCGtgcctccacctcctctcaTAG
- the mfsd11 gene encoding UNC93-like protein MFSD11 translates to MGPDGKKLLNIVILGFGFMFMFTAFQTCGNIEQTVIKSFNSTEFHGSGYTSMAIIYGVFSASNLMAPSVVTLIGPQVSMFLSGILYSGYIAMFIHPLTWSFYTASVLVGVAAAVLWTAQGNVLAINSTDRSIGRNSGIFWSLLQFSLFFGNLYIYCAWHGHVHITDKDRRTVFISLTVISLVGCFLFFLIRKPDPESSSGSEATESLLQTESGDGSTDSSSRPDLCTQALDAFVQACRISVTKEMLLLSASIGYTGLELTFYSGVYGTCIGAMTRFGSDAKSLIGISGICIGLGEIIGGGVFGMLNKKNRFGRNPVVLLGLITHFVAFFLIFLNIASDAPLAPEGGTDLEAFITPSVAVAMICSFLLGLGDSCFNTQLLSIIGFLFRDNSAPAFAVFKFIQSIMAAVAFFYSNFLLLHWQLLILVVFGFLGSVSFFAVEWLAESRRRDSDYDSI, encoded by the exons ATGGGTCCAGACGGGAAGAAGCTGCTGAACATCGTCATCCTCGGCTTCGGCTTCATGTTCATGTTCACAGCTTTCCAGACATGTGGAAACATTGAG CAAACGGTCATCAAGAGCTTTAACAGCACCGAGTTTCATGGAAGCGGCTATACAAG CATGGCGATCATTTATGGCGTTTTCTCCGCCTCCAACCTGATGGCGCCCTCCGTGGTGACGCTCATCGGCCCGCAGGTCTCCATGTTCCTCAGCGGGATCCTGTACAG CGGCTACATCGCCATGTTCATCCACCCGCTCACCTGGAGCTTCTACACAGCCTCCGTCCTGGTGGGCGTGGCCGCCGCAG tcTTGTGGACGGCTCAGGGAAACGTTTTGGCGATCAATTCCACCGATCGATCCATTGGGAGAAACAGTGGCATTTTCTGGTCTCTGCTCCAGTTCAG CTTGTTCTTCGGGAACCTCTACATCTACTGCGCCTGGCACGGCCACGTCCACATCACAG ACAAGGATCGTCGGACCGTCTTCATCTCTCTCACCGTCATCAGTTTGGTCGgctgcttcctcttcttcctgaTCAGGAAACCCGACCCGGAGTCTTCCTCCGGTTCTGAGGCGACAGAGTCTCTACTACAGACTGAGTCCGGAGACGGGTCCACAGACAG TTCATCCAGACCAGATCTCTGCACTCAGGCTCTGGACGCTTTTG TTCAGGCCTGCAGGATCTCCGTCACCAaggagatgctgctgctgagcGCTTCCATCGGATACACAG GTCTGGAGCTCACCTTCTACAGTGGCGTGTACGGAACCTGTATCGGCGCCATGACCCGGTTTGGGTCCGATGCCAAGAGTCTGATTGGCATCTCAGGGATCTGCATCGGTCTAGGAGAGATCATAG GAGGGGGCGTCTTTGGGATGCTAAATAAGAAAAATCGCTTTGGGCGGAACCCGGTGGTTCTGCTGGGCCTCATAACGCACTTTGTGGCGTTTTTCCTGATTTTCTTGAACATCGCCAGTGACGCTCCGCTGGCGCCGGAGGGCGGCACGGATCTGGAGGCCTTTATCACACCCAG TGTTGCCGTGGCGATGatctgcagcttcctgctggGCCTTGGCGACAGCTGCTTCAACACGCAGCTGCTCAGCATCATCGGCTTCCTGTTCCGGGACAACAGCGCCCCCGCCTTCGCAGTCTTCAAGTTcatccag TCCATCATGGCTGCCGTGGCCTTCTTCTACAGCAACTTCTTGCTGCTGCACTGGCAGCTCCTCATCCTCGTCGTCTTCGGCTTCCTGGGCTCCGTGTCCTTCTTTGCTGTCGAGTGGCTGGCCGAGTCCAGGAGGAGGGACTCGGACTACGACAGCATCTGA
- the LOC102230088 gene encoding eukaryotic translation initiation factor 1b isoform X1, which translates to MSAIQNLQTFDPFADATKGDDRLPAGTEDYIHIRIQQRNGRKTLTTVQGISADYDKKKLVKAFKKKFACNGTVIEHPEYGEVIQLQGDQRKNICQFLIEVIDLAKEEQLKVHGF; encoded by the exons ATGTCCGCTATCCAGAACCTCCAAACTTTTG ACCCCTTTGCTGATGCAACTAAGGGTGATGACCGCCTCCCAGCCGGGACTGAGGACTACATCCACATAAGAATCCAGCAGAGGAACGGCAGGAAGACCCTCACCACTGTCCAGGGCATCTCGGCCGACTATGACAAGAAGAAGCTAGTCAAGGCCTTCAAGAAG AAGTTCGCCTGCAATGGGACAGTGATTGAGCATCCGGAGTATGGTGAAGTGATCCAACTTCAGGGAGATCAGCGCAAGAATATCTGCCAGTTCCTGATTGAGGTA atTGATCTGGCCAAGGAGGAGCAGCTCAAAGTCCACGGCTTCTAG